From one Perca fluviatilis chromosome 10, GENO_Pfluv_1.0, whole genome shotgun sequence genomic stretch:
- the sox3 gene encoding transcription factor Sox-3, producing the protein MYNMMETELKTPLPQSNSGSAPGAKNNSASDQERVKRPMNAFMVWSRGQRRKMAQENPKMHNSEISKRLGADWKLLTDAEKRPFIDEAKRLRAMHMKEHPDYKYRPRRKTKTLLKKDKYSLPGGLLAPGSNAVGNSVSVGQRMDGYAHMNGWTNSAYSLMQDQLAYPQHHSMNSPQIQQMHRYEMAGLQYPMMSSAQTYMNAASTYSMSPAYTQQTSSAMGLGSMASVCKTEPSSPPPAITSHSQRACLGDLRDMISMYLPPGGESAEHSSLQSSRLHSVHPHYQTAGTGVNGTLPLTHI; encoded by the coding sequence ATGTATAACATGATGGAAACCGAGCTCAAGACCCCGCTCCCGCAGTCCAACTCGGGCTCGGCGCCGGGCGCTAAGAACAACAGTGCCAGCGACCAGGAGCGGGTGAAGCGGCCGATGAACGCCTTCATGGTCTGGTCCCGGGGACAGCGGAGGAAGATGGCTCAAGAAAATCCCAAAATGCACAACTCTGAAATCAGCAAGAGGCTTGGTGCTGACTGGAAACTTCTGACCGACGCTGAAAAGAGGCCATTCATCGACGAGGCCAAGCGTCTACGCGCTATGCACATGAAGGAGCATCCGGATTATAAATACCGTCCCCGCAGGAAGACCAAGACCTTGCTCAAGAAAGACAAGTATTCTTTGCCCGGGGGACTGTTGGCGCCAGGATCCAACGCCGTGGGCAACTCTGTGTCGGTGGGGCAGCGGATGGACGGTTATGCGCACATGAACGGGTGGACAAACAGTGCGTACTCCCTCATGCAGGACCAGTTGGCCTACCCTCAGCATCACAGCATGAACAGCCCCCAGATTCAGCAGATGCACCGATACGAGATGGCAGGGCTCCAGTACCCGATGATGTCCTCGGCGCAAACCTACATGAACGCGGCTTCCACGTACAGCATGTCTCCAGCGTACACGCAGCAGACCAGCAGCGCCATGGGACTGGGCTCCATGGCGTCCGTGTGCAAGACCGAGCCGAGCTCACCGCCGCCGGCCATCACGTCCCACTCTCAGCGGGCGTGTTTGGGGGACCTGAGGGATATGATAAGCATGTACCTGCCTCCCGGCGGGGAAAGCGCAGAGCATTCCTCCCTGCAGAGCAGCCGGTTACACAGCGTCCATCCGCACTATCAGACCGCAGGGACTGGCGTCAATGGGACGCTACCTCTCACCCACATCTGA